Within the Spirochaetota bacterium genome, the region GCTGCGGTTAAGGCGCTCGGTCTCGAGGATCTCCGTCACCATCTTCTCCATTTCCAGCACGTCCTCTGCGATATCCTTACGCGCGCCGCCCTCCTCCAGGTATTCCAGGGCCACCTTGATGCGGGTGAGGGGCGACCGAAGCTCATGGCTCACGTCCAGGAGGAGCTGCTCCCGCGAGTGAAGCATGTCCCGTATGCGCCCCCTCATCTCGTTGAACGACCGGGCGAGCTCGCCGATCTCATCGCCGGTCCTGACGGCCACCTCGTAATCGAGATTTCCCCCGGAAACCTCCCCCATGGCACTGGTGAGGACGCGCACCGGCATCAGGATTCTCCGTATCAGCAGGAAACAACCCCCGAAGACAACGGTCACCAGCAGGATCAGGATTGCAAGATGAAGGTGCTTCACTTCCTTATTGACATTGTGCACGGTGGAGAAGGTGTAGCGGTATGGCCCGAATTCCTTGTAATAGATAAACCGGCCCCGCTCCCACCGGATCCTGCCGTCGGCGAGGCGGTGCACTTCATGGGAGCGGGATTGGATCAGCGTGCGGTCCGTTGAAGACCAGTACAGGCCCTTCCCCTCGATGGAAATGCCAAACCCGGTGCGGCGGGCGATCTCTCCCGCGCGCTTCGTATCGGGCGGCACCCCGATCTCCCTGACGATGTAATCCGTATACACCCTGATGTTATTCATCAGGTTGGCCTGGTTCCGGGGCATGAAAAAATACCTGAAGAAGGCCCCCACGAGAAGGTTGACGGCTATACCGGCGATGATCATTGCGAAGAAGAGCTTCGCGAATATCGACCTGGTTATCCTGATCCCCATACGATACCCGTCCTATGATGTGTGGCCTATGAATTTATATCCCGCGCCCCGAACCGTCTTCAAGAGCCGGGGGTTCCGGGGATCGTCGCCGAGCTTGCCCCGCACCCGGCTCACCAGGACATCGATGGACCGGTCGAAGGAGTCGTCGTCAAGGCCCTTGATGGATTCGAAGATACGGTCCCGGTCGAGGACGACGCCGGGATTCCGGGCGAACAGCGTGAGCAGGTCGAATTCCATGGCGGTCAGGTCCACCTTCTTCCCGGCGAGGGACGCGCCGCGGCCGTCAAGGTCCAGCTCCAGGTCGCCCGCGACGATGCGCCGGCCCTCCTTCGCGTCGGCGCTCCGGCGGAGCACCGACTGTATCCGTGCCACCAGCTCCCGCGGCTCGAAGGGCTTGGGCAGGTAATCGTCGGCCCCGAGCTCCAGGCCGACGATCCGGTCCGCCACATCGCCCCGGGCCGTGAGCATGATGATCGGCACGGTGTGATTCTTCCGTATGCGCCGGCACACCTCGAACCCGTCCATGCCGGGAAGCATGATGTCGAGGATGACAAGGTCAGGGAGCGATTTTTTAAGGATGGCCAGCCCCTTTTCAGGGTCTGAGGCCGACTCCACGGCCATGCCGAACTTCCCAAGGTAGCCACTGAGAAGCGTCGTGAGCTTGGTGTCGTCGTCTATGATGAGGATCGTGGCATTCATGGGCTGTCCGGGCCGCGGCGGGGACGGTCCCCGCCGCGGGAGGCCCTTATTCGAAGCGGCCGCACCTGTTATGGAACGATTCCATTTTTTCCGCAAGCTTATTTCTCTGCTCCGGGGTCAGCATGCGGTGAAAATCGGCAAGGGTGTCCGCCACGAAGGGCTTCATCTCCTGCCATTTCGCCTCGCGCTCTTCGAGGATCTTCTCGATGTCCTTCGCGGTGACATTGTCGCTCTTGACAAGCGCGAGGACCTCGCCATGGATCTTCGCCCGGTCCTCGTGGAGCCTGGTGACCCGGTCCACGACTTCGGCCTTCATGGCGTCAAGCTTCGTCTTCTGCTCCGCCGTGAGGTCCAGCTCGCGGGCGATCCGCGAAGCGATCTTGTCCGCCCTCTGGGCCGGCGTCATTGCGCAGAAGCGCCTGCCGAAGGCGTAACCGATCCCCACCACCGAACCGAGCGTGAGGACCACGGCCAGTGTGATAATTGCCGCTTTTTTCATATGAATGACTCTCCTTTTACATTATTACAGGGCTGACCTTTAGCGCGTTTATATCGCGCCAGCACGTCATACATTCCTGATAATCTGATGATACAGAGTCATTGTAACGGCATTATTGCATGAATGTTACGATTTGTTACAAGCGTATTTTTTTTAATATCACTGATCAGATGTCATGCGGTAATGACGGGAAAGGGATTCCGCGGCATTTCTCGACCGGTCACGGTTATTTCTTGCCCTTCTCCTTTTCCACGACGACATCCCCACTCTTTATCAGGTCCGCAATAACGGGGTTTTTCAGGTCCTTATCGGTCACGGAGACCGTTTTTCCAGGCAGCAATCTCACGGTCTGGCCGCTTTCCAGCCTGAGGAATATGGGGCGGCTCGTCTTGTTCCGTATCGCGCTCATCGCGAAGACAGAGACAGCCACCGACAGAAAGATCATGAGCAACAACAGTCTTTTCATTGAACGCTCCTTTAGTATTGACATATGCCGCGCCGCGCCCTTATGACGCGACATGCGGCGTGAAGAATATATCCCGGCACGGCTATCGCGTCACGCCGCCCCTATCCCCGGTGGTTTTGAAACGCTCCAGCATGGAGAGCAGAGACCGCGCCTGTTCGGCCATCTCGTTGGACGATTCGGCGATTTTCACCACCAGGGCCGAATTCTTCTGGGTCATCGAATCGAGGGAAGAAACCGACTTGTTGATCTGCGTCATGCTCAGGCGCTGCTCGTCGGTGGAGGTGCTGATATCCGCGATCAGCGACGCCGAATCTTTTGCCGAGCCGGCGACCTCGGCCAGGACCTTCCCCGTCCTGTCCACCATCAATGTCCCCTCCTTGACCTTTTGCTCCGATTCCCGCAAGATCGCCTCGATCTCCATTGCCGCGCTCGACGAACGCTGTGCCAGGTTCCTCACCTCGCCGGCCACCACGGCAAATCCGCGCCCCTGCTCGCCGGCCCTGGCGGCTTCGACGGCCGCGTTGAGCGCCAGCAGGTTCGTCTGGAAGGTGATGTCGCGGATGATATTCAGG harbors:
- a CDS encoding response regulator transcription factor, coding for MNATILIIDDDTKLTTLLSGYLGKFGMAVESASDPEKGLAILKKSLPDLVILDIMLPGMDGFEVCRRIRKNHTVPIIMLTARGDVADRIVGLELGADDYLPKPFEPRELVARIQSVLRRSADAKEGRRIVAGDLELDLDGRGASLAGKKVDLTAMEFDLLTLFARNPGVVLDRDRIFESIKGLDDDSFDRSIDVLVSRVRGKLGDDPRNPRLLKTVRGAGYKFIGHTS
- a CDS encoding HAMP domain-containing histidine kinase, which produces MGIRITRSIFAKLFFAMIIAGIAVNLLVGAFFRYFFMPRNQANLMNNIRVYTDYIVREIGVPPDTKRAGEIARRTGFGISIEGKGLYWSSTDRTLIQSRSHEVHRLADGRIRWERGRFIYYKEFGPYRYTFSTVHNVNKEVKHLHLAILILLVTVVFGGCFLLIRRILMPVRVLTSAMGEVSGGNLDYEVAVRTGDEIGELARSFNEMRGRIRDMLHSREQLLLDVSHELRSPLTRIKVALEYLEEGGARKDIAEDVLEMEKMVTEILETERLNRSGGISQKETMGLLPLLEEVLGEMQVPAGEILLDAGDDVSVNGDRRLMKMLFRNILENARKYSDPLKKPVAVSVRNEAGSAVIEVRDHGIGIPPEELPFVFEPFYRVDHSRSRKTGGYGLGLGLCKKIAEAHGGSIAIESAPGEGTVVRLNLPA
- a CDS encoding Spy/CpxP family protein refolding chaperone, whose protein sequence is MKKAAIITLAVVLTLGSVVGIGYAFGRRFCAMTPAQRADKIASRIARELDLTAEQKTKLDAMKAEVVDRVTRLHEDRAKIHGEVLALVKSDNVTAKDIEKILEEREAKWQEMKPFVADTLADFHRMLTPEQRNKLAEKMESFHNRCGRFE